The following coding sequences are from one Haploplasma axanthum window:
- a CDS encoding type II restriction endonuclease — protein MNNRSFDKLISELKSTITSYDYYVNFDKVFKEVKDVKYNLNILNHLIGQKSFDEEFKKMLDKNPDVVSVLPILLAVRENKLDILDNNVIVSYDFKENMDKNYYLEFIYKTRLIELFRDLRIKNFVDYVTGIEVGLDTNGRKNRSGTAMGMLVEKFVSGINDTAWSKEATQSKIKTDLGIEIDEKYFEYTGNKRFDFVLKSKNNHLFLIETNFYRTSGSKLNETSRSYIKLAEDLKNVPNVTFVWITDGLGWLKTKNNLKDAYNKIEYVFNVSDLENGLLEELILNK, from the coding sequence ATGAATAATAGAAGTTTTGATAAATTAATAAGTGAATTAAAAAGTACTATAACATCATATGACTATTATGTTAATTTTGATAAAGTATTTAAAGAAGTAAAAGATGTTAAATACAATTTGAATATTTTAAATCATTTGATAGGACAAAAAAGCTTTGATGAAGAATTTAAAAAAATGCTGGATAAGAATCCTGATGTTGTAAGTGTATTACCAATTTTGCTTGCAGTAAGAGAAAACAAACTTGATATTCTAGATAATAATGTAATAGTTTCATATGACTTCAAAGAAAATATGGATAAGAATTATTATCTTGAATTTATATATAAGACTAGACTTATAGAATTGTTTAGAGATCTGAGAATTAAAAATTTTGTTGATTATGTTACAGGTATTGAAGTAGGTCTTGATACTAATGGAAGAAAAAATAGAAGTGGAACAGCAATGGGTATGTTAGTAGAGAAGTTTGTTAGTGGAATAAATGATACAGCTTGGTCTAAAGAAGCAACACAAAGTAAAATAAAAACTGATTTAGGTATTGAAATTGATGAGAAGTACTTTGAATATACCGGAAATAAGAGATTTGATTTTGTTCTAAAGAGTAAGAATAATCACTTATTCCTCATAGAAACAAACTTTTATCGTACATCAGGATCTAAACTGAACGAAACATCAAGAAGTTATATAAAACTTGCTGAAGATTTAAAGAATGTTCCTAATGTAACATTTGTTTGGATCACCGATGGACTTGGATGGTTAAAAACAAAGAATAATCTAAAAGATGCATATAATAAAATAGAATATGTCTTTAATGTTAGTGACCTAGAAAACGGATTACTAGAAGAATTAATATTAAATAAGTAA
- a CDS encoding MATE family Na+-driven efflux transporter — translation MKKVLKSLKTVNYRLWVALLLLLLLPTIYQTVRIYFLGEMPDSWGINIASQLQWVNLFYEVIQEALILPIFFILGKSVLNKTEFSAKVKSGLLVTGIIYTVLSLVIILFANPLVRFMAQDQTLIDSTVTYIRIETIAALFATLVKFIMVVLVTIKKDKTMYVLLSVQMCLSIILDMFLISSLSFSLKLGVNGIAITNIIVNLVMLSVAILMLKKEGINILKKEKLQIEWMKEWLSIGRFSGLESFLRNTAFMIMVVRMVNVVSEQGNYWVANNFIWGWLLLPGLALADLVKQETASNKENIRNKTFGYITLTAIFAVIWLLSIPLWKPFLQHVMNVKDYNTVFYIVLIQTGFYITFLFNSCIFDATFYGRGKTQYMLIQSLFIDVFYYGVMFILYLTGVFIPTLTGISIMFGVGMLLDFIPTMFIYVVMLKKENIKIDFKLDSIK, via the coding sequence ATGAAGAAAGTACTAAAGTCTTTGAAAACAGTTAATTATCGATTATGGGTAGCTTTATTGTTATTATTGTTACTACCAACTATATATCAAACTGTTAGAATTTATTTTTTAGGGGAAATGCCTGATTCATGGGGAATAAATATTGCTAGTCAGTTACAATGGGTGAATTTGTTCTATGAAGTTATTCAAGAAGCATTAATATTACCTATATTTTTTATATTAGGGAAATCAGTATTGAATAAAACTGAGTTTTCTGCAAAAGTTAAAAGTGGATTACTTGTTACAGGTATTATATATACTGTATTATCATTAGTAATTATTCTGTTTGCAAATCCACTTGTTAGATTTATGGCACAGGATCAAACATTAATTGATTCTACAGTTACATACATTAGAATTGAAACAATTGCTGCACTCTTTGCTACACTTGTTAAGTTTATTATGGTAGTGTTAGTTACAATAAAAAAAGATAAAACAATGTATGTTCTATTATCTGTTCAAATGTGTCTTTCAATTATATTAGATATGTTTTTAATAAGTTCATTATCTTTTTCGTTAAAACTAGGTGTTAATGGAATAGCAATTACAAATATTATTGTTAATTTAGTAATGCTTTCGGTTGCAATTTTAATGCTAAAAAAAGAGGGAATAAATATCTTAAAAAAAGAAAAACTTCAAATTGAGTGGATGAAAGAATGGCTATCTATTGGTAGGTTTTCAGGCTTAGAGTCATTCTTAAGAAATACGGCATTTATGATTATGGTAGTTAGAATGGTTAATGTTGTATCAGAACAAGGAAACTATTGGGTTGCTAATAATTTTATATGGGGATGGTTATTGTTACCAGGTTTAGCACTTGCTGATTTAGTAAAACAAGAAACGGCTTCAAATAAAGAAAATATTAGAAATAAAACATTTGGATATATTACATTAACGGCTATATTTGCAGTTATTTGGCTATTATCAATTCCACTTTGGAAACCATTTTTACAACATGTAATGAATGTTAAAGATTATAATACTGTTTTCTATATTGTTTTAATTCAAACAGGGTTCTATATAACATTTCTTTTTAATAGTTGCATTTTTGATGCAACTTTCTATGGTAGAGGAAAGACTCAATATATGTTAATTCAATCATTATTTATTGATGTTTTTTATTATGGAGTTATGTTTATCTTATATTTAACAGGTGTTTTTATTCCTACGCTAACAGGTATATCTATTATGTTTGGAGTAGGAATGTTGCTTGATTTTATACCAACGATGTTTATTTATGTAGTGATGTTAAAGAAAGAAAATATTAAAATAGATTTTAAGCTTGATAGTATAAAGTAA
- a CDS encoding DNA-methyltransferase, protein MTNKYYSKENFVLYNGDSFEILKKIKKKSVDMIFADPPYFLSNNGITCNSGKMVSVNKGKWDSTLMTTNEKLKFNRRWIKLCESVLKDTGTIWISGTFHNIYIVGVALELEGFEVINNITWRKLNPPPHLAKKAFTHSTETVLWARKKGFKNYFNYDLMKTINNNKQMKDVWDFGLTKPSEKKEGKHPTQKPLALLERIILASTKENDLILDPFNGSGTTGIAASKLNRKYIGIELESEYLDLTIRRYEKGISNNE, encoded by the coding sequence ATGACTAATAAGTATTATTCAAAAGAAAACTTTGTTCTTTATAATGGTGATTCATTTGAAATATTAAAAAAGATAAAAAAGAAATCAGTTGATATGATATTTGCTGATCCACCTTATTTTCTATCTAATAATGGAATAACTTGTAACAGTGGGAAAATGGTTTCTGTTAATAAAGGAAAATGGGATTCTACTTTAATGACTACAAATGAAAAACTAAAGTTCAATAGAAGATGGATAAAGTTATGTGAAAGTGTACTTAAAGATACTGGAACTATTTGGATATCTGGAACGTTTCATAATATTTATATAGTTGGTGTTGCATTAGAACTTGAAGGATTTGAGGTTATTAATAATATCACATGGAGAAAGTTAAATCCTCCACCACACCTTGCTAAAAAAGCATTTACTCATTCGACTGAAACTGTTCTTTGGGCTAGAAAAAAAGGTTTTAAGAATTATTTTAATTATGATTTAATGAAAACTATTAATAATAATAAACAGATGAAAGATGTTTGGGATTTTGGATTAACTAAACCTAGTGAGAAAAAAGAAGGAAAACATCCAACACAAAAACCACTTGCATTACTAGAAAGAATTATACTAGCATCAACAAAGGAAAATGATCTTATATTAGATCCTTTTAATGGTAGTGGAACAACAGGCATAGCAGCAAGTAAATTGAATAGGAAATATATAGGTATAGAGCTAGAAAGTGAATACCTAGATTTAACGATAAGAAGATATGAGAAGGGAATAAGTAATAATGAATAA
- a CDS encoding ADP-ribosylglycohydrolase family protein, protein MLRQISSVIYMALNCKNKQEIKEYINDNYYVLDKTCNEIRKSYTFNETCMGTVPEAIESFLESTCYEDAIRIAISLGGDADTIGAITGSMAEAYYGIPESIEEKCFEFLDKESKDISRRMIYKRESVANRYLETKGQLFKEGFFFARYSVSDMDGRPNSRQKNFMFTYNNKRYECRNGLDFIVVNEDSSTNRMNENEFMFFIDEIRLFLYRRFSMFIGSVEDAYANTLLELSNNFWKGKKE, encoded by the coding sequence GTGCTGAGGCAAATTTCATCTGTTATATATATGGCATTAAACTGTAAGAATAAACAGGAGATCAAAGAGTATATTAATGATAACTATTACGTGTTAGATAAGACGTGTAATGAGATTAGAAAAAGCTATACTTTTAATGAGACTTGTATGGGGACTGTTCCTGAAGCAATAGAGTCATTTTTAGAATCTACTTGTTATGAAGATGCAATTAGAATTGCTATTTCACTTGGAGGAGACGCAGATACTATAGGTGCCATAACAGGATCAATGGCTGAAGCTTATTATGGTATACCAGAGAGTATAGAAGAAAAATGCTTTGAATTCCTAGATAAAGAATCTAAAGATATATCAAGAAGAATGATTTATAAGAGAGAAAGTGTTGCAAATAGATATTTGGAAACAAAAGGGCAACTATTTAAAGAAGGATTTTTCTTTGCTAGATATTCAGTAAGTGATATGGATGGAAGACCAAATAGTAGACAAAAGAATTTTATGTTTACATATAATAATAAAAGATATGAATGTAGAAACGGATTAGATTTTATAGTTGTAAATGAAGATAGTAGTACTAATAGAATGAATGAGAATGAATTTATGTTTTTTATAGATGAGATAAGATTATTTTTATATAGAAGATTTTCTATGTTTATAGGGAGTGTAGAGGATGCTTATGCTAATACGCTATTAGAATTATCAAATAATTTTTGGAAAGGAAAAAAAGAGTGA
- a CDS encoding WYL domain-containing protein produces the protein MEEKIKVNIQRSVFEILNKDMELFGFYKKNGSLNQNLFFTTLISNYYNDYNDKKNHTFNLISDHLIKSKKITDKDVYFLALEITDKIDEYILDLTNERFDKSIAIKPTKNTLKVFNYINDYLVPNTGISSFYRSLFTSYSKLPQNEREKIIFKDEYELISKAIKENKKIFFTLLKNNEVSPYKLSSSKEELFNYLLAVNNNKIFTYRLSKIKNITILNQPSEVTLKQKNLLDRMIELGPQYPIYEEELDEIIVKLTSKGVELYKSIYLHRPKLSKIENDLYYFNCSYGQIMQYFSRFGKHAIIISPKSLNDNIYKYYSSGYYAYKNYITEKKQLP, from the coding sequence ATGGAAGAAAAAATTAAAGTAAATATTCAAAGAAGCGTTTTTGAAATCTTAAATAAAGATATGGAGCTTTTTGGTTTCTATAAGAAAAATGGTTCATTAAATCAAAATCTTTTTTTCACAACCCTAATTTCAAATTATTACAATGATTATAACGATAAAAAGAATCATACATTCAATTTAATTAGTGATCACTTAATTAAATCCAAAAAAATCACTGATAAAGATGTTTATTTTTTAGCACTTGAAATTACAGATAAAATTGATGAATATATTTTAGATTTAACCAATGAACGTTTTGATAAAAGTATTGCTATTAAACCAACAAAGAATACTCTAAAGGTTTTTAACTATATCAATGATTACTTAGTTCCTAATACGGGAATATCATCATTTTATCGAAGTTTATTTACATCTTATTCAAAATTACCTCAAAACGAGAGAGAAAAAATAATATTTAAGGACGAGTACGAATTGATTAGTAAAGCAATTAAAGAAAATAAAAAAATTTTCTTTACCCTACTTAAAAATAATGAAGTGTCCCCTTATAAACTTTCAAGTTCTAAAGAAGAACTTTTTAATTATTTATTAGCAGTTAATAACAATAAAATATTCACATATAGATTATCAAAAATAAAAAACATAACAATTTTAAATCAACCATCAGAAGTAACATTAAAACAAAAAAACTTATTAGATAGAATGATTGAACTTGGACCTCAATATCCGATTTATGAGGAAGAACTTGATGAAATCATTGTCAAATTAACTAGCAAAGGTGTTGAACTATATAAATCAATATATCTACATAGACCAAAATTGAGTAAAATAGAAAATGATTTATATTATTTTAATTGTTCTTATGGGCAAATAATGCAATATTTTAGTAGATTTGGAAAACACGCGATTATTATTAGCCCAAAATCACTCAACGATAATATTTATAAATATTATAGCAGTGGATACTATGCTTATAAAAATTATATAACTGAAAAAAAACAACTACCTTAA
- a CDS encoding AIPR family protein, with the protein MNKDLKKLLEQFKSENYSSANWSEEKIFTLFCMKYFFYEASFAPSEAEEYVVDGANDGGIDAVFNDPNSDENDVIIIQSKLYKTSKLTADMLIGDVTKINSTLVDFKKNEFEHLNRNVQSKLSLAMDQIQNDGKVVIHYFTSYETKTKVEYNSFNKRVNDLKLEYEVVIHFGQDVLETVNLVESGNMSVPNAKLSIDKTDNYLEYEESIIANVNAKSILDLYNNFKDKGLFAQNLRYYIKDKNVDKGIKETLKDEPENFWFYNNGLIIMADDLDISGKEIKLTNFSIINGGQTTSLIGLNGNLVRNLDIYVPVKIIKTGMKVFREGDDFASKVARASNSQKAIKAKDLMSNKKEQIELKSKLSLIGVYYELKRGEKRADKYKKFLYAKIDQVTKLLATSILQIPGTARSNTNKLYSEGLYYNIFSQETKAEVVKDLLILEKYYKAYQKQRKSEFSVDEMKYGIMNNGFYFVISSLVLAIAIQRRVIDFNTKDLWDNEDRRKQLLKPLSKIDRLFVNKEQDEERYIFSIYDILLTRIASRYEVHKEVSEQNGDIVVPSNFTKLDANYYKHIVPHIYILMANKELQDLISKVFIND; encoded by the coding sequence ATGAATAAAGATTTAAAAAAGCTTTTAGAACAATTTAAAAGTGAGAACTATTCATCGGCTAATTGGAGTGAAGAAAAAATATTTACATTATTTTGTATGAAGTATTTTTTCTATGAAGCAAGTTTTGCACCAAGTGAAGCAGAAGAGTATGTGGTTGATGGAGCTAATGATGGAGGAATTGATGCTGTATTTAATGATCCTAACAGTGATGAAAACGATGTAATAATAATTCAATCTAAACTTTATAAAACATCTAAATTAACAGCTGATATGTTAATTGGTGATGTAACAAAGATTAATTCAACGTTAGTAGATTTTAAAAAAAATGAGTTTGAACATTTAAACAGAAATGTTCAAAGCAAACTATCGCTTGCGATGGATCAAATTCAAAATGATGGTAAAGTTGTTATTCATTATTTTACAAGTTATGAGACAAAAACAAAAGTAGAATATAATTCATTTAATAAAAGAGTAAATGATTTAAAACTCGAGTATGAAGTTGTCATTCATTTTGGACAAGATGTTCTTGAAACCGTTAATCTAGTAGAAAGTGGTAATATGTCTGTACCTAATGCTAAACTTTCAATTGATAAGACTGACAACTATTTAGAATATGAAGAATCAATAATTGCAAATGTTAATGCAAAATCAATTCTAGACTTATATAATAATTTTAAAGATAAAGGTCTTTTTGCTCAAAATTTAAGATATTATATAAAAGATAAGAATGTTGATAAAGGAATAAAAGAAACATTAAAAGATGAACCGGAAAACTTTTGGTTTTATAATAATGGATTAATAATAATGGCTGATGACTTAGATATATCAGGAAAAGAGATTAAACTTACAAATTTTTCTATAATTAATGGTGGACAAACAACTTCTTTAATTGGATTAAATGGTAATCTAGTAAGAAATTTAGATATCTATGTTCCAGTAAAGATTATTAAAACAGGAATGAAAGTATTTAGGGAAGGAGATGATTTTGCATCTAAAGTTGCAAGAGCATCAAACTCACAAAAAGCTATTAAAGCGAAAGATTTAATGTCAAATAAAAAAGAACAAATAGAATTAAAGTCTAAACTAAGTTTGATCGGTGTTTATTATGAATTAAAACGCGGTGAAAAACGAGCTGATAAATATAAAAAATTTTTATACGCTAAAATAGATCAAGTTACAAAGCTCTTAGCAACATCAATACTTCAAATTCCTGGTACTGCAAGATCAAACACTAATAAACTTTATTCGGAAGGATTGTATTACAATATCTTCTCGCAGGAAACAAAAGCAGAAGTTGTAAAAGACTTGTTAATTCTTGAGAAATATTATAAAGCTTATCAAAAACAAAGAAAAAGCGAATTTTCAGTTGATGAAATGAAATACGGTATTATGAACAATGGTTTTTATTTTGTAATATCCTCATTAGTATTGGCAATAGCAATCCAAAGGAGAGTTATTGATTTTAATACTAAAGATTTATGGGATAATGAAGATAGAAGAAAGCAATTATTAAAACCTTTAAGTAAAATTGATAGACTATTTGTTAATAAGGAGCAAGATGAAGAGCGATATATATTCAGTATATATGATATTTTGTTAACAAGAATAGCGAGCAGATATGAAGTGCATAAAGAAGTAAGTGAGCAGAATGGTGATATTGTTGTCCCAAGTAACTTCACAAAACTTGATGCGAATTATTATAAGCACATTGTTCCGCACATTTATATATTGATGGCAAATAAAGAACTTCAAGATTTAATAAGTAAGGTGTTCATAAATGATTGA
- a CDS encoding metal-sensing transcriptional repressor: protein MKHNEALKSLRVAKGQIEAVVKMTEEDRYCIDISTQINATIALLKKAQADILSNHLKSCVLESIEAGDVDLKIEEINKLIKKLV from the coding sequence ATGAAACATAATGAGGCACTTAAAAGCTTAAGAGTAGCAAAAGGACAAATTGAAGCTGTAGTTAAAATGACAGAAGAGGATAGATATTGTATTGATATATCAACACAAATAAATGCGACTATTGCATTATTAAAAAAAGCACAAGCAGATATATTAAGTAATCATTTAAAAAGTTGTGTACTAGAATCTATTGAAGCTGGCGATGTAGATTTAAAGATTGAAGAGATTAATAAACTAATTAAAAAATTAGTATGA
- a CDS encoding recombinase family protein produces the protein MTKTYAYIRVSSITQSIDRQLDEIERLDLPKKNIFIDKQSGKDFERKSYLKLKSKLKEGDLLIVKSIDRLGRNYEMIIDEWSYITKKIGADIKVLDMPLLDTRIQPENLVGKFISDIVLQVLSFVAENERDNIKQRQAEGIRLAKEKGIHMGRPKLTLPDNFYVIASKFKSKEISSNEALTILGISKSSFYKYLKA, from the coding sequence ATGACTAAAACATATGCATACATTAGAGTTTCATCTATTACACAATCAATTGATAGACAATTAGATGAAATAGAAAGATTAGATTTACCAAAGAAAAACATTTTTATAGATAAGCAAAGTGGAAAAGACTTTGAAAGAAAGTCTTACTTAAAACTTAAAAGTAAACTTAAAGAAGGCGATTTATTAATAGTTAAGAGCATTGATAGATTAGGTAGAAACTATGAAATGATCATTGATGAATGGTCTTATATAACAAAAAAAATAGGGGCAGATATCAAAGTACTTGATATGCCTCTTTTAGATACTAGAATACAACCAGAAAATTTAGTTGGTAAGTTTATTAGTGATATAGTACTACAAGTATTATCATTTGTTGCTGAAAATGAACGTGATAATATTAAGCAGCGTCAAGCCGAAGGTATTAGACTAGCAAAAGAAAAGGGCATCCACATGGGACGCCCTAAGCTTACGTTACCTGATAATTTTTATGTTATTGCAAGTAAGTTTAAATCTAAAGAGATTAGTTCTAATGAAGCATTAACCATACTTGGTATATCTAAGTCTTCTTTTTACAAATATCTAAAAGCGTAA
- a CDS encoding SIMPL domain-containing protein — protein sequence MERVIKVRSKGRVFVKPNRTVVTMNVETRGVRYDDAVNDANSVVEDLVHGISRRGINKEDIKTTYYNVRAEYSDDNKERIVKGFLCTQALKIEFDLDNRKLGEILEIVSGFNTTIRFDIEFTVEDTDSVIEAVLIDATKNATKKANMIARASNVSLGNILAIDNKTNEYGFVSATRFNMDANTKSSYRMSIEPENIEVSEYLEFIFEIK from the coding sequence ATGGAAAGAGTAATTAAAGTAAGATCTAAAGGAAGAGTATTTGTTAAACCTAATCGAACTGTTGTTACAATGAATGTTGAAACAAGAGGCGTTAGATATGATGATGCAGTTAATGATGCTAATTCTGTTGTTGAAGATTTAGTTCACGGTATAAGTAGAAGAGGTATTAATAAAGAAGATATAAAAACTACTTATTATAATGTGAGGGCTGAATATAGTGATGATAATAAAGAAAGAATTGTTAAAGGATTCTTATGTACACAAGCACTAAAAATTGAATTTGATTTAGATAATAGAAAACTAGGCGAGATTTTAGAAATAGTTTCAGGTTTTAACACAACAATTCGATTTGATATTGAATTTACAGTTGAAGATACTGATAGTGTTATTGAAGCAGTTTTAATTGATGCTACTAAAAATGCAACAAAAAAAGCTAACATGATAGCTAGAGCATCAAACGTTAGCTTAGGAAACATTTTGGCGATCGATAACAAAACTAATGAATATGGATTTGTATCAGCAACTAGATTTAATATGGATGCTAATACAAAGTCATCATATAGAATGAGTATTGAACCGGAGAATATTGAAGTAAGTGAATATTTAGAATTTATTTTTGAAATAAAATAA
- a CDS encoding phospholipase D-like domain-containing protein encodes MIELIRNPSYDFLVNQVEIASKNIVLCTPDLDDDIISDILLYKNKDVKVTLITSLNIASFLEKENMISLYNKMINEKNEIYNYKNFNARFYVFDDEIVWITSSSLTKEGLNTNYEYGILTNEEKIIKEVVLDYRNIIKDKDSKSLVNKDVVNISKNVQTLKNNNVEVVNQKLELKANDILSLKNTLRGWNYIVFEAIDKNILKETFVLSDIYEYEEEFKKSYPTNNFIKDKIRQILQNLRNLGFIEFIDDNGTYKKNWKNK; translated from the coding sequence ATGATTGAACTTATAAGAAATCCATCATATGATTTTTTAGTCAATCAAGTTGAGATTGCTAGTAAAAATATTGTTTTATGTACACCAGACTTAGATGATGATATTATAAGTGATATTTTACTATATAAGAACAAAGATGTTAAAGTTACGTTAATTACATCATTAAATATTGCGTCATTTCTTGAAAAAGAAAACATGATTAGTTTATACAATAAAATGATTAATGAAAAAAATGAAATCTATAATTATAAAAACTTTAATGCAAGATTTTATGTTTTTGATGATGAAATAGTTTGGATAACTTCAAGTTCACTAACTAAAGAAGGATTAAATACTAATTATGAGTATGGTATTTTAACTAATGAAGAAAAAATAATAAAAGAAGTTGTATTAGATTATAGAAATATAATAAAAGATAAAGATTCTAAAAGTTTAGTTAATAAAGATGTTGTGAATATAAGTAAGAATGTTCAAACACTTAAGAATAATAATGTCGAAGTTGTTAATCAAAAGTTAGAATTAAAAGCTAATGATATCTTATCGTTAAAAAATACACTTCGTGGATGGAATTATATTGTGTTTGAGGCTATAGATAAGAATATACTAAAAGAAACATTTGTACTTAGTGATATATATGAATACGAAGAAGAATTCAAAAAAAGTTATCCTACTAACAATTTTATAAAGGATAAGATAAGACAGATATTACAAAATTTAAGAAACTTAGGATTTATTGAATTTATAGATGATAATGGAACTTATAAAAAGAATTGGAAGAATAAATAA
- a CDS encoding type I restriction enzyme HsdR N-terminal domain-containing protein translates to MEKWNKFCDEIDKLKTSKTNENVVQQLIENVLSELLNWSKLNGEIVSRMEIPIGANNRLIPDVILKKDNKNIIVIELKKVTKQNTVRITQQLKSYMRQLKLKYGIFIGNKIEFFYDDDAYNEIDPVKVVSIDIEKGNMVGVELFSIIDKNTIDNKKLEEFSVKYLKKEISQIEAKQIEKELNGSNELINKIFVKGLEQEYKEDVLEYLKNNLSVEIKKTNAKTEVTNKQQIEKEYESKVFEFRGVRYMIFPIGSKLSKYPHLIDLDSNQIPAQQLTICRDYLDGYGFDLPSDPNKIVTHSAIRLLYKVLNDDPLTSREKSFLR, encoded by the coding sequence GTGGAAAAATGGAATAAGTTTTGTGATGAGATAGATAAATTAAAAACAAGCAAAACGAATGAAAATGTAGTTCAACAATTAATAGAAAATGTTTTATCTGAATTATTAAATTGGTCTAAGTTAAATGGTGAAATTGTTTCTAGAATGGAAATACCTATTGGTGCAAATAATCGATTAATACCAGATGTAATATTAAAAAAAGATAATAAAAACATAATTGTGATAGAACTAAAGAAAGTAACAAAACAAAATACAGTTCGAATTACACAACAACTAAAATCATATATGAGACAGTTAAAATTGAAATATGGAATTTTTATTGGTAATAAAATAGAATTTTTCTATGATGATGATGCATACAATGAAATCGATCCAGTTAAAGTAGTATCAATTGATATAGAAAAAGGTAATATGGTGGGTGTCGAATTATTTAGTATTATTGATAAAAATACAATTGATAATAAAAAGTTGGAGGAATTCTCAGTGAAATATTTGAAGAAAGAAATATCACAAATTGAAGCTAAACAGATAGAAAAAGAATTAAATGGCAGTAATGAATTAATTAACAAAATATTTGTTAAAGGATTAGAACAAGAATATAAAGAAGATGTTCTTGAATATTTGAAAAACAATTTAAGTGTAGAAATTAAAAAAACCAATGCTAAAACAGAAGTAACAAATAAACAGCAAATTGAAAAAGAATATGAAAGTAAAGTTTTTGAATTTAGAGGTGTTAGATATATGATATTTCCGATAGGAAGCAAATTATCAAAGTATCCCCATTTAATAGATTTGGATAGTAATCAAATTCCCGCACAGCAATTAACAATATGCCGTGACTATTTGGATGGATATGGATTTGACTTACCAAGTGACCCGAATAAAATAGTTACTCATAGTGCAATAAGATTATTGTATAAAGTTTTAAATGATGACCCATTAACAAGTAGAGAAAAAAGTTTTTTAAGATAA
- a CDS encoding DNA adenine methylase has protein sequence MNPVLKWVGGKRQLLNKIKELMPKEYDCYYEPFIGGGALLFDIEPKRAVINDMNSELVNVYKVLSNKNEYVKLISKLDEHQFNHSKEYYYSIRELDRSDDYKLLPKHEKAARIIYLNKAGYNGLYRVNSKGYYNVPFGQKEKVNLYSKENIDEVNKFFCNNDIKIVNVDFEEAVSEAKKGDFVYFDPPYDNLDNKESFTSYTKDSFTREDQIRLFNTFEILSKLGVKVMLSNHYTEFIKELYKDYKIKVVSAKRLVNSNSNGRGDVLEVIITNYD, from the coding sequence ATGAATCCAGTATTAAAATGGGTTGGGGGAAAAAGGCAGTTACTTAACAAAATAAAAGAACTAATGCCTAAAGAGTATGATTGCTACTACGAGCCTTTTATTGGCGGTGGCGCTTTATTATTTGATATTGAACCTAAAAGAGCAGTTATTAATGACATGAATAGTGAACTTGTTAATGTTTATAAAGTATTAAGTAATAAGAACGAATATGTAAAACTTATTAGCAAACTTGATGAGCATCAGTTTAATCATTCAAAAGAATATTATTATAGTATTAGAGAACTAGATAGAAGTGATGATTATAAACTACTTCCTAAACATGAGAAGGCAGCCAGAATCATTTATCTTAATAAAGCGGGGTATAACGGATTATATAGAGTTAATAGTAAAGGTTACTACAATGTTCCTTTTGGCCAAAAAGAAAAAGTTAATTTATATTCAAAAGAAAATATAGATGAAGTAAACAAATTCTTTTGTAATAATGATATAAAAATTGTAAATGTTGATTTTGAAGAAGCCGTTAGTGAAGCAAAAAAAGGTGATTTCGTATATTTTGATCCGCCTTATGATAACTTAGATAATAAAGAGTCGTTTACATCGTACACAAAAGATAGTTTTACAAGAGAAGATCAAATAAGGCTTTTTAATACATTTGAAATTCTTAGCAAACTTGGAGTAAAAGTAATGCTTAGTAATCATTATACTGAGTTTATAAAGGAATTATATAAAGACTATAAGATTAAAGTCGTATCTGCTAAAAGACTTGTTAATTCTAATTCTAACGGTCGAGGTGATGTGTTAGAGGTTATTATAACTAATTATGACTAA